A window of the Thermocrinis sp. genome harbors these coding sequences:
- the hypB gene encoding hydrogenase nickel incorporation protein HypB, which produces MCKECGCGGENHKENKKVVEALTKVLDANDRQAQENREHFEEYGVYAINLMSSPGAGKTSLIEATIEALGDSVKIGVIEGDLETDLDAQRVRSKGAPAVQINTGSACHLDAFMVHNGIHQLPLKDLDLVFIENVGNLVCPASYDVGAHLNVVLLSATEGADKPEKYPVMFRHADLLVITKIDLIPYVDFPIESAIRSARKIKPGIDVIALSCKTKEGLEDWLDYLRFKVRINKRALK; this is translated from the coding sequence ATGTGCAAAGAGTGTGGATGTGGTGGAGAAAATCACAAAGAAAACAAGAAGGTAGTAGAAGCTTTAACAAAAGTGCTTGATGCAAACGACAGACAGGCGCAGGAGAACAGAGAGCATTTTGAAGAGTATGGTGTTTATGCCATAAACTTGATGAGCTCGCCCGGTGCTGGTAAGACCAGCCTTATAGAGGCTACGATAGAGGCTCTGGGTGATAGTGTAAAGATAGGTGTTATAGAGGGGGACCTTGAGACAGACCTTGATGCCCAACGTGTGAGAAGTAAGGGAGCACCAGCTGTTCAGATAAACACGGGAAGTGCCTGTCATTTAGACGCCTTTATGGTTCATAACGGCATACATCAGCTTCCGCTGAAGGACCTTGACCTTGTTTTTATAGAAAACGTAGGAAACTTGGTCTGTCCCGCGTCTTACGATGTGGGTGCGCACCTGAATGTGGTCTTGCTCTCAGCCACAGAGGGTGCGGACAAGCCGGAGAAGTATCCAGTCATGTTTAGACACGCAGACCTTTTGGTGATAACAAAGATAGACTTAATTCCATACGTTGACTTCCCCATAGAAAGTGCAATAAGGTCCGCAAGGAAGATAAAACCGGGTATAGATGTCATAGCGCTGTCTTGTAAAACTAAGGAAGGCTTGGAAGACTGGCTGGACTATCTTAGATTTAAGGTTAGGATAAATAAGAGAGCTTTGAAATGA
- a CDS encoding MBL fold metallo-hydrolase — translation METKIALYSTSEHKVVFFEELTPASAVQANQVLIIHKNEGMLLDPGGYKVFSKLLSDISLYIPPTQIKYIFLSHQDPDIVASINGWLMTTKAVAYISKLWMRFLPQFVLDSQLEDRVVPIDDRGTTILLGGECKLLVLPAHFLHSEGNFQVYDPCSKILFSGDLGASLGQDYFFVEDFDSHIKYMEGFHRRYMVSNKVLRFWANMVRQLDIEMIVPQHGAIFKGKEMVNRFIEWVENLQVGVDLLTQENYRLPV, via the coding sequence ATGGAAACAAAGATAGCACTCTACAGTACCTCGGAACACAAGGTTGTGTTCTTTGAAGAGCTTACGCCTGCGAGCGCAGTGCAGGCTAATCAGGTGTTAATAATTCACAAAAATGAGGGAATGCTCTTGGATCCGGGAGGCTATAAGGTATTCTCCAAACTTCTATCCGATATTTCCCTCTACATTCCGCCAACTCAGATAAAATACATTTTCTTATCCCACCAAGACCCAGATATAGTGGCTTCAATAAACGGTTGGTTGATGACTACAAAAGCGGTAGCTTACATATCTAAGCTTTGGATGAGGTTTCTCCCCCAATTCGTGTTAGATAGTCAGTTGGAGGATAGGGTAGTACCCATAGACGACAGAGGAACTACCATCCTCTTAGGTGGAGAGTGTAAACTTTTAGTCTTGCCCGCTCACTTTCTTCACTCGGAGGGAAACTTTCAGGTTTATGATCCTTGTTCCAAAATACTTTTCTCCGGAGATCTGGGTGCCAGCTTAGGACAGGATTACTTTTTTGTAGAAGACTTTGATTCTCACATCAAATACATGGAAGGTTTTCACAGGCGATATATGGTAAGCAACAAAGTGCTGAGATTTTGGGCAAACATGGTTAGACAGCTGGACATAGAGATGATTGTGCCCCAGCACGGAGCGATCTTTAAAGGCAAGGAAATGGTAAATAGGTTCATAGAGTGGGTGGAAAACCTACAGGTGGGGGTTGATCTATTGACTCAAGAAAACTACAGGCTACCCGTGTGA
- the atpC gene encoding ATP synthase F1 subunit epsilon, whose translation MIKVEIVTPKGLAFSKEVNSVNIPTAEGEIGVLEKHMYLMTLLKPGLVYFDGKVEGGIAVTYGFVDVTPEKVIILAEEAYTIGEIDAGKEKEEFDKAIKKLATAQTMEEIEEITKQVERARMLLELVERFGRV comes from the coding sequence ATGATAAAGGTAGAGATAGTTACTCCAAAAGGTTTGGCATTCTCAAAAGAGGTAAATTCGGTAAACATTCCCACTGCAGAAGGGGAAATAGGGGTTTTAGAAAAGCACATGTATTTGATGACTCTGTTAAAACCCGGTCTTGTTTACTTTGACGGGAAGGTGGAAGGGGGAATAGCGGTTACTTACGGCTTTGTGGATGTAACACCAGAAAAGGTTATCATACTAGCAGAGGAGGCTTATACCATAGGGGAAATTGACGCCGGTAAGGAGAAGGAAGAGTTTGATAAAGCGATAAAGAAACTTGCCACTGCACAGACCATGGAAGAGATAGAAGAGATAACAAAACAAGTAGAAAGGGCAAGGATGCTTTTGGAATTAGTGGAGAGGTTTGGAAGGGTTTAG
- a CDS encoding nickel-dependent hydrogenase large subunit — MRYREAPCETGPIARKIALGDKIVNRLHKTYGSSFISRTLSRILEVWDLLIEVENHLKKLPSLLKEPSRLDLMEKVKRLNGEGAAFVEASRGMLMHRIKVVEGKIADYRIATPSMWNLEPRCRRFLGVAEKIYNGIEKL; from the coding sequence GTGCGCTACAGGGAGGCTCCCTGCGAAACGGGTCCTATAGCAAGAAAAATAGCCTTAGGAGATAAGATAGTAAATAGGCTACACAAAACCTACGGCTCAAGTTTTATTAGTAGAACACTTTCCAGAATTTTAGAAGTTTGGGACCTATTGATTGAAGTAGAAAACCATCTTAAAAAACTTCCCTCTCTTTTAAAAGAACCTTCCCGTTTGGACCTTATGGAAAAGGTAAAAAGATTAAATGGTGAAGGTGCAGCTTTTGTAGAGGCTTCAAGAGGAATGCTGATGCATAGGATAAAGGTTGTTGAGGGGAAGATAGCGGATTACAGAATAGCCACCCCTTCTATGTGGAATCTGGAACCCAGATGTAGGAGATTTTTAGGAGTAGCTGAAAAAATCTATAATGGTATTGAAAAGCTTTGA
- the hypE gene encoding hydrogenase expression/formation protein HypE codes for MSRIKLSHGGGGEDSWKLIREIFLKYFSNPHLNRLEDSAVLDVGSKIAFTTDAFTVKPIHFKGGNIGKLAIAGTVNDLAVMGAKPVYISASFIIEEGFLLDELELIVKSMKEEADKTGVLVVAGDTKVVPKGSADGIFISTSGIGQVLFEGLSASNVKPGDVLIITGSIGDHGACILAEREGFEIGVESDCNSLWNLVEAILSTGAEVHAMRDPTRGGLSAVLHEWAQASKVSFIVEEEKIPVKEPVLGLCELLGLEPYHLASEGKIILAVKEEDANKVLEVLKEKNLEGFSVIGRTVSSEKKPEVLLKTPYGTYRYLEPPAGELLPRIC; via the coding sequence ATGAGTAGGATAAAGCTCTCCCATGGTGGCGGTGGTGAGGACAGCTGGAAGCTTATAAGGGAGATTTTTTTAAAATACTTTTCCAACCCGCATCTTAACAGATTAGAAGATTCTGCCGTTTTGGATGTGGGCAGTAAAATAGCCTTCACCACAGATGCCTTTACCGTAAAGCCAATACACTTTAAAGGTGGAAACATAGGAAAATTAGCAATAGCGGGAACTGTTAATGACCTTGCGGTTATGGGTGCAAAGCCTGTATATATCTCCGCCAGTTTTATCATAGAGGAGGGATTTTTGTTGGATGAGTTGGAGCTGATAGTAAAAAGCATGAAAGAGGAAGCGGATAAAACAGGAGTCCTGGTGGTTGCAGGGGATACAAAGGTGGTTCCGAAAGGTAGCGCAGATGGAATATTTATATCCACATCGGGCATAGGTCAGGTGCTTTTTGAAGGACTTTCCGCATCCAACGTAAAGCCGGGAGATGTATTGATTATAACCGGTAGCATAGGGGACCATGGAGCATGCATCCTCGCAGAAAGGGAGGGCTTTGAAATAGGTGTAGAAAGCGATTGCAACAGTCTTTGGAACCTTGTGGAAGCCATACTATCCACTGGTGCGGAGGTGCATGCCATGAGGGATCCAACAAGAGGGGGGCTGTCCGCAGTGCTTCACGAGTGGGCTCAAGCTTCAAAAGTATCCTTCATCGTAGAAGAAGAGAAAATTCCCGTAAAAGAACCAGTTTTAGGTCTCTGTGAATTATTGGGATTGGAGCCCTATCACTTAGCTTCCGAAGGAAAGATTATCTTAGCGGTAAAAGAAGAAGATGCGAACAAAGTTTTGGAAGTGCTAAAAGAAAAAAACTTAGAAGGCTTTTCAGTTATAGGAAGGACTGTTTCTTCAGAAAAAAAGCCTGAGGTTCTTTTAAAAACTCCCTACGGAACTTATAGATATTTAGAACCTCCTGCGGGAGAGCTTTTACCAAGGATATGTTAG
- the hypA gene encoding hydrogenase maturation nickel metallochaperone HypA yields the protein MHEFSIVQSLLELVEKICEEHKAKSVSKVVVSVGVLSGVEPHLLKVAFDTFKENTIAHSAELLLEIEGLTLRCNECGAVSEKKELNILCPKCGSFNTTIEGGQDLLLRSVEMEYEDED from the coding sequence ATGCATGAGTTTTCTATAGTTCAAAGTCTTTTGGAGCTTGTGGAAAAGATCTGCGAGGAGCACAAGGCTAAGTCTGTCAGTAAAGTTGTTGTTAGCGTGGGTGTTTTGTCAGGCGTAGAACCCCATCTTCTCAAGGTTGCCTTTGACACCTTCAAAGAAAATACGATAGCCCACTCTGCAGAGCTTTTGTTGGAAATAGAAGGACTTACCCTAAGGTGCAACGAATGTGGAGCAGTTTCTGAAAAGAAAGAGTTAAACATTCTGTGTCCCAAGTGTGGATCCTTTAATACAACCATAGAAGGTGGTCAGGATCTTCTGCTAAGGAGTGTGGAGATGGAATATGAGGATGAAGATTGA
- a CDS encoding nickel-dependent hydrogenase large subunit: MRIEKRILARVEGTAYLELEWKDGVISDARVIVAGSRSLEKALEGRPVTDALVITPKVCGICGHAHLMASVLAIENALGNPQINSEPYKVVLSFFDARLSQVG, from the coding sequence TTGAGGATTGAAAAGAGAATATTAGCAAGGGTAGAGGGGACGGCTTACTTAGAGCTTGAGTGGAAGGACGGAGTTATCTCAGATGCAAGGGTAATAGTTGCTGGTTCAAGAAGTTTGGAGAAGGCACTTGAAGGCAGGCCAGTGACAGATGCCCTCGTAATAACACCAAAGGTTTGTGGCATATGCGGTCATGCCCATCTAATGGCAAGCGTTTTGGCCATTGAAAATGCTCTTGGTAATCCTCAGATAAATTCAGAACCATATAAAGTGGTTCTATCTTTTTTTGATGCCAGACTTTCTCAGGTTGGGTGA